A single region of the Halorubrum depositum genome encodes:
- a CDS encoding HpcH/HpaI aldolase family protein translates to MTDSPSTNDLAAIFDEGDVALAALENAYSPRLVEFYGDLGLDVVWLDLEHGGPDPWDAGRIEDLLRAAEATDTELLVRLPSTDPALVRKALDLGVRNVFLPRVEGPDEVRKAVKSARFDYDGEPGDRGLGSARARRWGLADDYVATEDAETLVGATIETEAAVASLDDILAVPELGFVFVGPFDLSVSLGHPGEIDHPEVREAVETVRSKAIAASVPVGGLGFDAADVDEKVANGYQLLNVGSTTGALKGAVTDWLDGFETGR, encoded by the coding sequence ATGACGGACTCACCGTCGACCAACGACCTGGCGGCCATCTTCGACGAGGGCGACGTCGCGCTCGCCGCGCTCGAGAACGCGTACAGCCCGCGGCTCGTGGAGTTTTACGGCGATCTCGGCCTCGACGTCGTCTGGCTGGACCTCGAACACGGCGGCCCGGACCCGTGGGACGCGGGCCGGATCGAGGACCTGCTCCGCGCGGCCGAGGCGACCGACACGGAGCTGCTCGTGCGGCTCCCGAGCACCGATCCGGCGCTCGTCCGAAAGGCGCTCGATCTGGGCGTGCGCAACGTGTTCCTCCCGCGCGTGGAGGGCCCGGACGAGGTGCGGAAGGCGGTCAAGTCGGCGCGGTTCGACTACGACGGCGAGCCCGGGGACCGCGGGCTGGGCTCGGCGCGCGCCCGCCGCTGGGGGCTCGCCGACGACTACGTCGCGACCGAGGACGCGGAGACGCTCGTCGGCGCGACGATCGAGACCGAGGCGGCCGTCGCGAGCCTCGACGACATCCTCGCGGTCCCGGAGCTCGGGTTCGTGTTCGTCGGACCGTTCGACCTGTCGGTCTCGCTCGGCCACCCCGGCGAGATCGACCACCCGGAGGTGCGGGAGGCGGTCGAGACGGTCCGGTCGAAGGCCATCGCCGCGAGCGTGCCCGTCGGCGGGCTCGGATTCGACGCGGCCGACGTCGACGAGAAGGTGGCGAACGGGTACCAACTGTTGAACGTCG